In Dryobates pubescens isolate bDryPub1 chromosome 19, bDryPub1.pri, whole genome shotgun sequence, the sequence tgagagcccttgctgggaagaaatttgtcctcgtatccaacctgaacctcctctggcacagcttgaggacATTTGctcgtcctgtcacttgttacttgaacagaccaactcccacatcactgcagcctcctttcagggagcaatgaggtctcccctcagcctcctcttcacactAAATACCcgcaggtccctcagctgctcctccccagtcctgctctccagactcttTCCCAGTCCCATGGCAcacagcctccctctctgcctcccagcactgtcccactagcagccagcctggctctggaggACAGGGTGGGTGCCTTGGGTGCTCCAGATGGGCACCACCCCAGGCCGGCTCCTTCCCTGCACCCTCTGCACCCACGGCCAAggatgcagcagctggggaaaggtcCACAAAGGCTGAACCAAAGGCAGGCAGTGGCGATAGCTCCTCCCTGGCTAACGCTCCTGGAGCCGTGCCCGGCACACGCCGCCCTGCCCGGGCACAGCCCAGCGCCTCGGCCCGGGGCGGCGCTGCGCCTTCTACATCAAGCGGCTGTGGGGGGGTGTGGCCAACACtccgccagccctgcccggggcagGCGGGGCCGAGGCGGAGCGCGCTCCCGCGGCACCGCCCCGCTCGGCCGTTGCTCCGTCGCCGCCCCGCCCCGGAAGCTCCCGTGGTGCCCAGCGGTCGGAAGCGGAAGCGCGGCCGGGCCGGAGCCGGTGGCGGCGGCGCGCAGATGGCGGAGTGCGGGCCGCAGCCCCCCGGGGGTGGGAGCGGGGCTGCGGGGGCGCCGAGCCGGCACGAGAAGAGCCTGGGGTTGCTGACCACCAAGTTTGTGTcgctgctgcaggaggccaaGGACGGCGTGCTCGACCTCAAGCTGGTGCGGGGGCTGCGGCGGACGGCCCCGCCGCACCGGGACGGGGGCTGCCGCTGGCGGGCGTGGGGCGTGCGGGACGGCGACGGGGCCGCTCTCCCGGCCGGgtttggagggagggaggctgggcgcggcggcagcggcaggtCGGGGATAAGCGGCGTCTCCCGGGAGGTCCCGGGGCTGCGCAAGAGGGCACGGCCGCGGGGGCTCTGCCCTGGTGCTTTCCGTTGCTTCCTGTCCCGGCCCTGCCTGCGCTCCCGGGgacagaggaggcagagggctcttcctgctgctggcaggcttctgggtccttcagcctcctcatcatctgccttcctgcccacGCCAAGATGCTGTTTGCTCACTGCACCGCCGCGATGTAGGCCTGGGCAGCCGCCGTGGTCTTACGGACACCTACAGAAGGTGTTCCTCCTCGCTGCCCTTTGCCCCGAGTCTGCAGCGCAGAAGGGAGCATGGTCAGGCTCAtctctgccaggggctgtggAGAAGTGCCCTGGGAATGAGTCCTGCCTCTGCAGTTTGAAGATttctgtagaatcacagaattgcttgggGGGGGAAAGCCGTCTgagatcgtccagtccaaccatcagcccaaccccacccaggagaacagggctggggaggagcagctgggggagctggaggtgtttagtgtggagaagaggaggctgagtggagacctcgttgccctctacagctccccaagaggaggctgcagtgagatggggttgggctcttctctcgtCTCAGTCATAGGAGGAGAGAAATGTcctcaaattgtgccaagggaggcttaggttggagattaggaacaattttttgctgcaagagtggtcagggactggaacaggctgcccagggaggtggtggagtccccatccctggaggtgttccagaaccctgtggccatggcacttggggagatggcttagtggccatgttgggtttgggttgctggctggactggatgatctgagagTGCTgttccaaccccaaccactcTGTGAGTTCTATGGACCTGCCTCTGAAGCAGTGCTGATTCTCTACCAAGGTTTTAGCCCTTTTGAGTGCTGGTTTGGCTGAACTGTTCTCCCTCACAGAGCAAGCTCTTGTCATTCCTCTTCCCACCCTCatcttgcccctgaaagggtTTTGAGGGTGGCTTGGAGCATGAGTGCTCCCAGGGAAGGTTGGTTTTTGGAATGGCTGCAACTTGGTTTGTGCTTGGAGGCAGTAAGGAAAGGCCCGGAGGGGTCACTGACTCCTCGTGGTAACAGTGACATTGAGCAGATGGCTTTGtgacctggggtgctgggacAGGGCAGGTGTGAGGTGGCCAGCAGAGCACTCAGCCAGGCATGGTCTGAGAGGGGAAGGAGTAAAGCAGAACCCAGACTCGGGGCTCAGTGTCTCacccctcctgcaggctgcagacacCTTGGCCGTGCGCCAGAAGCGGCGAATCTATGACATCACCAACGTGCTGGAGGGCATCGGCCTGATTGAGAAGAAGTCCAAGAACAGCATCCAGTGGAAGTGAGTGAGGAAGGTGGCCTGGGTGCTGgtgcccttggggccagggcTAGGAGACAGCAGGGTTAAACTGCTCTGCTTGGAGCACGAGGGCACTTCCCCCCACTGGGCTATGCTGTGCTGGTTCCTTTCCCATAGCCTGTTTGGAGCATGAGGATTTGGTTGGATGctcacatccagagggtagtggtcaGCTGCTCCATGTCCACAAGGAGACTGATGGCAAGTGGTGTGCACCAAGGGAGTCCATATTGAGAACAGTGCTGTTGACATCTCCATCAGTGAGATAGAGTACACAGCAGgcttgcaggtgacaccaagctgagtggcaCAGTTGACAGgcctgagggacaggatccatccagagggacctgggcaagctggagaagtgagaCCACGTGAATTTAATGAGGTTCaaaaaggccaagggcatgctCCTGTCCCTGTGTGAGGACAACCTCCAGTATAAACCCAGGctagggctggagagcagctctgaggagaaggagttgggggtgctggaatgcagagctggagatgagctggcACGAAGTGctaccagcccagccccagcctgtcctgggctgatccccagcagtgtgggcagcaggggcagggaggggattctgcccctctgctgtgctctgctgagatcccccctgcagtgctggggcagctctggagccctcagtacagacagggacctgctggagcagggccagaggaggccacagcagtgctggcagggatggaagggctctgctgtgaggccaggctgagagttgggcttggtgagcctggagaagagaaggctccagggacaccttctagtGGCCTTGCAGTACTGGAAGGAGCTCTAAGAAAGTTGGGGACAGAGTTTGGAGCAAGGCCTGTTGTGCCATGGTTTGAACtggaagagggagattgagagtggagagaaggagagatgtttgacactgagggtggggagagcctggcccaggctgcccagagaggtgggagctgccccatggctggcaccactgcaggtcaggttggttgtggctgtgagcaatgtgctctggctgcagatgtccctgctggctgcaggggttgggctgggtggccttgtaaggtcccttccaacccaaggcagtgcagtgagggcagctgcaggaccccTGGTGTCTCTTGTACGTGAAGCCTGCCCTGGACCAGGAACAGTTCCTGCCCTGACACTGGAGATGGGGCAgaaccctgccaggctgcaggatgTAGGACAGCACCAAACCTCggtgtgctggaaggtggcTGCAGATGAGGCTTGCTGAGCCGTCGGGCCTCGGCACGCGCCaggagcggcggcggggggcggcagCTTCCTGAGGGGTCAGGGCTGGCGCGGGTGTCGCGGGGGCTGATGCGTGtccctgctgtgccctctgcccagaggggtgggccCTGGCTGCAACACCCGCGAGATCGCTCACAAGCTGATCGAGCTGAAGGCAGACATCGAGGACCTGGAGCAGcgtgagcaggagctggagcagcagaagaTGTGGGTGCAGCAGAGCATCCGCAACGTCACCGAGGACGTGCACAACAGCAGATATCCTTTGGGACGGCTTTGTGCCGGGGCCGCTGCCCTGCTGCGGCGGCTCTGGGCACTCGGCCTGGCAGCCGGcgtcctctgctctgcctggcttccATCTGGCCCTGTGAGGTGAAGCCCCGCGGGGTGCTGACTCTGAGAGAGTGCTGCTCTGGGAAACACAGAGGCTGCTTTcggtgcagagctgctcttagGGCttgcctggctgaggctctcaGCTTTGATGAGGACATAGCTTGCAAAGTTCACCTCCTCAGAGCGTGGCAAGAAGCCTTCTGGGAGAGGCATGTCTTGGGGTCAGGCAGGAAACATCAAGTGGCCTTTGAGtttgcacagggagctgcagcttttcTCCTTAACTGTGGACACCTTAGCATATGTGACACATGAGGACATCTGCAAGTGCTTCACAGGTGAGGAAATGCTGCTCCCTCCTacaggcagccagcctggccctgctgcgtTCCttccccctgtactgggcactggtgaggacacaccttgagcactgggtgcagttttgggtccctcactcccagaaggacattgagaggctggatagggtccagggaagggcagcaaagctggggaagggtctggagaacagggctggggaggagcagctaagggagctgggggttggtctggagaagaggaggcagaggggagacctcattgctctctacagctccctaaggggaggctgcagtcaggtggggttgggctcttccaAGGAATAAGttacagaatgagaggaaaaggcctcaggttgcatcaggggagggttaggttggccatgaagaacaatttcttccccaaaagggttgccaaggcctggtccaagctgcccagggcagtggtggagtacccatccctgaaggggtttcaaagccatggaaatgtggtgctgagggccatccttagtgctgggttaaggattggactccatgatctgaaaggcctcttccagccaggACCATTCTCTgatacagcagagaggaggcagcagagcaggggctgcccagcagcatgAGGCATGAGCTCTGACACCATCCTGGGTCTGGGTCCCAGCGAGCTGTAGTTGTCCTGTCACCATCAGAGGGGGAGGTGTCCCCCTGCCCTGgtgtctgcaggagcagagctgctgtctgaGGTCTGTTTGCTGGGGTGTGAGGTGTGGTAGAGGCCCTTGCTGTTAAGGGTTTGGGTGGATGTGTTGTAAGAAAAACTTTGATGCCTGATACAACTCTGGGTCTGATGAGTGGTCCCCGAGCTGCTTTGTGTCCTCCAGCATGAGTGCTAGGAGGAGGTGAAGAGAGGTCAGAAGGGAAAGCAGTAAGTatgacctccctgctgagagctgcctccCCACACAGCCATGTGTGCTGCCtcgggggggcagagggaaggagtcCCTCAGCAGTCTCTGTTTCTGCTCTGTTGCAGTTTTAGTAATAGCTGCAGGGCCCAAAGGCCCCCAGAGGGCTGGTGGGCAGTGTGTggtgtggcaggcagcagcacaggacctgtcctcagctgtgctgttgtGGGGGGCTCCTTCCTGCTTTGGTgggctccctgcctctccccaccctggcaccctgcTTCCTGCTTGCAGCAGAAACTGCAGCTGCTTGTCTTGACCTCCCTCAGACCATTGTGATCTTACCACTGCTGACTCCTGCTCACTCCCAAGCTCTCTCCTCATCTTGCTCCACCACCAGCTCTTCTGTTTTTCATGGAATCCTTTCAGTCAGATCAGATCTTTCAGATTCAACCCtcaaaccagcactgccaggacaccactaACCCATAGCCCCcagcaccatgtctctgtggctctgaaacccctccagggatggagactccaccctgggcagcctgggccaggcctggacaattCTGAGGGGAACatattgttcctcatgtccaatctgaacctcccctggagtgacaggaggcCTCTTTgtcttgtcctgttgttctttgggagcagagcccaatcccacccccctggctccagcttcctctcagggagctgtagagagcaatgaggtctcccctcagcctcctccacactaaataccctcagctccctcagctgctcctctccagctctgctctccaggcccttgcccagctttgttgcccttccctgaacctgatccagcctctcaatgtccttcttgcagtgagaagCCCAAACCTGCCCCCAGtgctcaagatgtggcctcacctcCCCACTGCCCAGCACTAGTTCAGATGGATCCTCCTGGgttccattgccccttgccctgtttctgggcaccactgacaagtgtctggccccatcctcttgccccaaATCCTTGAAATGTTgatgagcacacagcagcaggcagctccctggccagcagggacTGGGAGGTGCTGGTTTCAGGTGTGAgtactgcagcaggagggtgccctgctgtgccttgCCAGGGCTGTGCACTCTGCTGTTGCCATCTGAAGGCTGTGGTGGCAGGGTGCAGGACACTCCCTTTAGGATGCAGATGTTGCAGGGGTTTTAAGCCTGGAGGGATGCTGATCAaagccttcagggctgctctggggacagcctTGTGGATTTTCtatgccctgggcagctggcacactgggagctgtgccatctcaggtggctgtcaatggcaATCCTCCAGGAGATGGGGGGCCTCAGGGGTGTGGGGGGTCCTTTGTCAGTGCTTCATTATCATCAGAGCAGTTTGTGCTGACCCCAGGCTGTGTCCACAGGAGATACCCTCCTTGCCATCCGAGCCCCCTTGGGCACACGTTTGGAGGTGCCCATCCCTGAGGTGAGTGCTGAAGgtgtgggggcagcaggagtgggagtgctggggagggtgtGCTGCTGAAGTGACCAGACTGGGAACTGGCAGTTGGGGAtcatagagtcctagaatgggtcAGATTAgaaaggactttaaagatcatccagtgccaaccccctgctctgggcagggacaccatccaccagccaggctgctcaaggcctcatccagcctggcctggaacacctccagacaggaggcagccacagcctccctgggcagcctgtgctccccatcctcactgccaacaatttcttcctcatctccagtctcagtcctccctttcccagctcaaagccattgtccctcatcctggcactcccagcccttgtccaaagtccttccccagctctcttggagccccttcaggtactggaaggctgctctgaggtcttcctggagccttctctccagagggTTTCATGGAGTCAGGAACTGGTAACCCAAGGAAGGCTCTGAGTGTGAAATAAGTGCCAAGAATCCCTGTTTGGAAGGCTGTGAGCAATGACAggagctccagggaaggggacaggtctgggaggtgtgtgtggatccttgctgccctgcctggacaTCCTGCCTCTGGCAACGTCCATTCTGACTGGGAGGAGCTTTCAGTGCATGGCTGTGGTTTCATGCATGGCTTAATCCTAGAATCCCAGGGTTATTTTGCTTGGTAAAGGCCTTTCAGATGACCAAGCACTGAGCATCTGTGTTGTGCTTTTTCCCTGCCTCAGGGCCTCAATGGGCAGAAGAAGTACCAGATCCACCTGAAGAGCACCAGTGGCCCCATTGATGTGCTCTTGGTCAACAAAGACGCTTGGAGCTCCCCTCCTGTggtgctccctgtccctccccctGAGGACCTCATCCAGTGCCAAGCTGCCACACCCTCCAAGCCACAGATCCCAGCACCCACCCAACTGCAGGAGGCTTCAgttcccagcagcacccagccctccacaccaacccccaccagcacTCAGGACCACGGCTGCCCCGAGCAGAAAACCAGCAgcacaggtgagggaggcaCCAAGGGGCTGTTGGctcaggggcagagctgctccttggcctggctgtggctgcagctgttggGCATggtcagctgcaggcacaggaagcacctctgcctttgctgcagtGAGCTTCGCCTCTTGTCCTGACCagtggcagctgctcctgcaggagcacGAGCTCCAGCGTGCTGGGTTGATGccatggctggagggggcagtgccagcctgtggcagtggtggctggggagggcttaCCATGCAGACCCCTCTGTGTGCAAGGCTCTTTTTGAGTCTCAAGCTCAGCTTCCAGTTTGAGCAAACTCAACGAtggcagcctgaggctgcttGTGGCTTTATGTAGCTGCCTTCTGAAGGCCTCCAGAGGGAGATTCCCAGCTTCCTGTGGGAGcccctcagggctgcagcaccccctCAGGGAAttccttcttcctgatgtctggATCTCCTGCCTGTTGCACACATTGTATTGGTTGGCACCACCAAGGGGTTCTGAACTCCTGCATCTTCCCTGCAGGTAGCTGCAAGCTGCTGTTAGGTTGCTCTTGGACTTTTGCCTGGCTGCACAAGCCCAGCTCTTTCCACCCCTCCTCACAGCACATGTGCCCTAGAGCCCTGGCCAACATGACAGCCCTCAGCTGAGTCTTCTCCACATCTTTCTCAGACTAGAGGATGGCCCAAACTGGACACTCCCAAGAGCATCCTCAGctgtgagcaggcagagaggagcccctctgtgctggccacacttctcctggatgtggctggctgctgggcttgtACTGCCTGATctgagggcagcctggcactACCGAGCAAGAAGCCCCCTTCCAGGCAGCTGGCCCTGCTTGGCcctgctgtttgctgtgggGCTGATGTTTGCTGAGGAGGTGGCAGATGTCACTaggaggaagcagaggacaCTGAGCTCAGGGAGagtgttgacctgctggagggtagggaggctccgtagaaggacctggccaggctgtatCCATGgttgaggttcaacaaggccaagtgctgggtcctgcctttgggtcacaacaaccccatgaaggctccagtCTGGGGgcacagtggctggaaactgcccagtggAGAAGAAAccttcagcagctgaagatgatccaggttgtgcccaggtgggcaagaaggccaccagcagcctggcctgcatcagcaatggtgtgggcagcaggagaagggcagggatcatgcccctggactgggcactggtggggctacaccttgaatcctgggttaaattctgggcctctcactccaagaaggacattgagaggctggagagggtccagagaagggcaacaaagctggggaagggtctggaaaaaaagggctggggaggagcagctgagggagctgggggtgtttggtgtggagaagaggaggctgagggagacctcagtgctctctacagctccctgtgaGGAGGCCAGAGCCAAGGTggagttgggctcttctcctgaggaacaagtgataagaagagaggaaatggcctcaggttgcccgagggtagctttaggttggatatcagaagaaaattcttcactggaaggattCTCaagactggcccaggctgctcagggaggtggctgaatgcccacccagggaggtggctgaatgcccacccagggaggtggctgaatgcccacccagggaggtggctgaatgcccacccagggaggtggctgaatgcccacccctggaggtgtttccaagaggcagagctgtggtgcagagGACCTTGGGCTAGCctcaggctgagcagagcagttgGAGTGGATGGTGTGGGTGCCCTTCTccatcctgcctggctgtgtgacgtggctgtgcccctggctcTTGCAGGAGGcagtgtgccagcagcagagcccaggagcagtgagctggagcccctgggcagcgcaGCAGCCAGCTtggacactcaggcactgcagtcctctgcctccctggacagcagctccatcctgcccagcccctccacctccttcgagcccatcaagcctgaccatgCTGGTGGTGAGTatcccacctgcagcccagccctgctgctgggcctggggaaagctgagccctgctctgcctgtccTGCCAGCATGAGCAGCCACggcgctgtggggctgctggggagcctggCCAGAGGTGACTGTGGCAATTCTGGAGTCCTGCCACTTGCTGTGACATCAGAGGAGCTGCCAAGGATGACCACCTGACACATCTCTGCTGTTAGGTGCAGGATTAGTCCCTTTCAGTCCCTAGTGCAGGGTCCCATTTTGGGACTGTGTGTAGCTGCAGAATTTTCATCCATCTGTGAGAGCACCTTGGGGACTCCTGGGGACTCCTTCTGTAGAAGAGCTCTTGGCTCCCTGTTCCTCCCTTACTCAGCAGCACTTCATCTCTCTAGGGGATCTTAACACTCCCAGTGCACACCTGGGGAGTTCATCCATGTGCCTGCTGAGCTGAAATAggcttttaaaaagcagcactggagctttctgccaggcagtggCAAGGAGGCCCAAGGATGGAAGCATCCTCCAGCAGCCATTCTGCTGGCTTGCAACATCcctgcactgcagggctgcagggttgTGGTAGGGAGAGGAAAGCTTATTGCAATGTGTGCTTGAGAGAAGTGGGAACTGGTCACATCTTGGACTGGCTGTAGCCCAGGGGAGCCATGAGGACACTCTAAAAACATGTCCTCACTCTAGAGCtgcagggacctgttggagcagggccagaggaggccacagcaatgctggcagggctggaagccctctgccctaaggccaggctgagagagttgggcttggtcagcctggagaccttctggtggccttgcagtgctggaaggagctcaaagaaagctggggacagagttttgagcagggaCTGTTGTGctaggccaaggggggatggtttgaactggaagagggagattgagagtggagaggaggagaaatgcttGAGACTGAGGGTgggcaaagcctggcccaggctgcccagagaggtgggggctgccccatggctggcaccactgcaggtcaggttggttgtggctgtgagcaatgtgctctggctgcagatgtccctgctggctgcagggggtgggctgGGTGGTCTtgcaaggtctcttcccacccaaaccattgtacAGAGATAAGTGGAAGTGGTGGATGGAAGCTAGCACCAGGTGgggcctgcacacagctgctggctctgctccctttCCTGGCCCACAGTTCCAACAGGCTGATTTTAAAGCAGTTGGGCTGAAGTGTTTTGTCAgttcagcagagccctgggctgtgAGAACAGTgtctgggtggcactgggtgattTGGGTGCCTAGGACTGTGGGTGATGAGGCTGTGAAGCGCTTCA encodes:
- the E2F4 gene encoding transcription factor E2F4 — encoded protein: MAECGPQPPGGGSGAAGAPSRHEKSLGLLTTKFVSLLQEAKDGVLDLKLAADTLAVRQKRRIYDITNVLEGIGLIEKKSKNSIQWKGVGPGCNTREIAHKLIELKADIEDLEQREQELEQQKMWVQQSIRNVTEDVHNSSLAYVTHEDICKCFTGDTLLAIRAPLGTRLEVPIPEGLNGQKKYQIHLKSTSGPIDVLLVNKDAWSSPPVVLPVPPPEDLIQCQAATPSKPQIPAPTQLQEASVPSSTQPSTPTPTSTQDHGCPEQKTSSTGGSVPAAEPRSSELEPLGSAAASLDTQALQSSASLDSSSILPSPSTSFEPIKPDHAGVLELPKELSEMFDPTRECMNSELLEELMSSEVFAPLLRLSPPPGDHDYIYNLDESEGVCDLFDVPVLNL